The genomic interval GATAAAGCGCATATTTCCACAACCGGGGACGAAATCCGTTGCTCCCTCCTGCGTCACAAAGAATAAGGAGTTCTTTTGCGCATGGATACCTCTTCCAACCAAATTCATCCAGCCAAATCTTAATTGACTCGACTGCAAATTCCGGTGTGTCATAGGACGTACCAACAATAACTGTCCCTAAATTAGTCAGCAATTCATAGATACCAAACGGACATCCAACACCAATTGCCTGAGAACGAAAATCATGGGCCAAAACTTCATTTACTATTTTTGTCCACGCCTTGCCCTCATTTCTGAAATTACCTATCAATTCCTTTTTCTTACTGTCAACACTGATTATTGGCACGGCAACGTCAAAGTCACCCTACGAAAGACGCGGATCAAGAATTTGTGCCAAAAGCTCCCATCAATAAGTGGAGAAGAAAGTAAAAAACGATAGAATTCCCATATAAATCGGCAGAAATGAGCAAAACAAGCAAAATGTAACGGGAGTATCCCTGTGGTAACGAAAGAGATAGTAAAAAAATAAAGGCTTTTTTTTGTTCTCTACATTACAAGCGAAGCATTTGAAG from Candidatus Kuenenia stuttgartiensis carries:
- a CDS encoding ISAzo13 family transposase, which produces MPIISVDSKKKELIGNFRNEGKAWTKIVNEVLAHDFRSQAIGVGCPFGIYELLTNLGTVIVGTSYDTPEFAVESIKIWLDEFGWKRYPCAKELLILCDAGGSNGFRPRLWKYALYQNICKVYGLSIRICHYPSGASKWNPVEHRLFSFISKNWEGNPLRSYDVMLSLIAGTTTTAGLLVQTILNEKEYQKGIKITDDQMKEININKHSVLPDWNYTISLN